A section of the Paralichthys olivaceus isolate ysfri-2021 chromosome 14, ASM2471397v2, whole genome shotgun sequence genome encodes:
- the LOC109630339 gene encoding opioid growth factor receptor-like protein 1 yields MGNLLGTWRFKEPSTVEECDSTWGSDSDSDEPAAEDDSGIYDSVCPAESDRAAAEPGDKSPQLTDSPGPLPKMKRSFYAARDLYKYRHSYPNYKVSRQPNEYRNLRFYLNKIPLVPDGIYIEEILSKWRGDYDKLEHNHTYIQWLFPLREQGLNFYAHELNQDEIKEFQSTREAKRRFLAAYSLMLDFYGIKLLDKSGNVARAPNWQERFQHLNECQHNYLRITRILKSLGELGYEAFKAPLVRLFLEESLCKNTLPNMQHSALEYYVYTIRLPATRRRLLRYARQHYRPAHAFLWGPPTKRQGGGAGNGGSVGAGSSGIRAPAPTPEPQRKEDDSASSTSPRGGIIVSPHDAVMCQDLAGGGLKSYTGLGSNMARLEGALMLAGARGGRNEYNEVVP; encoded by the exons ATGGGAAATCTGTTGGGCACCTGGCGTTTCAAGGAGCCGAGCACCGTGGAGGAATGCGACTCGACGTGGGGGTCGGACTCCGACAGCGACGAGCCGGCGGCGGAGGATGACAGCGGCATATACGACTCCGTCTGCCCGGCGGAGAGCGACCGGGCCGCCGCAGAGCCCGGAGACAAGTCCCCGCAG CTGACTGACTCCCCAGGGCCTCTTCCAAAGATGAAGAGGAGTTTCTACGCTGCCAGGGACCTCTACAAATACCGTCACAGCTACCCg AACTACAAAGTTTCCCGGCAACCCAACGAGTACCGTAACCTACGCTTCTACCTGAACAAGATCCCTCTAGTGCCTGATG GTATCTACATAGAGGAGATTCTGTCAAAGTGGAGAGGTGACTATGACAAACTGGAGCACAATCACACCTACATTCAGTG GCTGTTTCCATTAAGAGAACAAGGGCTCAACTTCTACGCACATGAACTGAATCAGGACGAGATCAAA GAATTCCAAAGCACTCGTGAAGCTAAGCGGAGATTCCTGGCGGCCTATTCCCTGATGTTGGACTTCTATGGCATCAAGCTGCTGGATAAGAGCGGAAACGTCGCTCGGGCTCCCAACTGGCAGGAGCGCTTCCAGCACCTTAATGA GTGTCAGCACAACTACCTGAGGATCACTCGCATCCTGAAGTCCCTGGGTGAACTGGGCTATGAGGCCTTCAAGGCCCCACTGGTTCGCCTCTTCCTGGAGGAGTCGCTGTGCAAAAACACCCTTCCCAACATGCAACACAGCGCCCTGGAGTACTACGTCTACACAATCCGCCTCCCGGCCACCCGCAGGCGCCTGCTTCGCTACGCCCGCCAGCACTACAGGCCTGCCCATGCCTTCCTCTGGGGTCCGCCAACTAAAAGGCAAGGGGGAGGGGCTGGTAACGGAGGCAGCGTGGGTGCTGGGAGTAGTGGGATCAGAGCACCGGCTCCAACACCCGAgccacagagaaaagaggacgACAgcgcctcctccacctctccgaGAGGCGGGATCATTGTGTCTCCCCATGATGCCGTGATGTGCCAGGACCTGGCTGGAGGAGGACTGAAGAGCTACACAGGACTCGGGTCGAACATGGCCAGACTGGAGGGGGCGCTGATGTTGGCGGGagcaagaggagggaggaacGAGTACAATGAAGTTGTTCCTTAG